A stretch of the Oncorhynchus clarkii lewisi isolate Uvic-CL-2024 unplaced genomic scaffold, UVic_Ocla_1.0 unplaced_contig_5644_pilon_pilon, whole genome shotgun sequence genome encodes the following:
- the LOC139393710 gene encoding interferon-induced very large GTPase 1-like, which translates to MTVGPQLSRQAKTLEDCCSPSNFRWWDSPPGGVIVMEKNDEESPGATGGEGDGRDITPVHNTGTPDGMAALGVMLQGFMLNQQQSMQQQQQSMQQAMQSMQQQMQQQISQLQEEVQKGKTKQQCVVTPLPAANSDTLTRPAPQSRDPAEEVSGEHVDKKEEAAEMKLEDVQQPLSDDESKPETDGSSEGNRETTKGAAEEVLGNHNDKKEEEERPHPEIPSPSKPLKGWEEKIHQGEQGKLKNIEPVPKARDELKPKKEGSSGETPQGSCLKELLSKTGLEDHYENKLTLSTVLEINADTTSDEPLTTMQSLPRAFLKKLMMANVNARSVKCLTTDQEVSYYDVDNLDTDSDTSDVINPLDLITALFLCSDGFLQQEMVQKMSMCQFAVPLLLPNCDTEQITLMLWALRDIVRKFRQSSQTATNAFVEDRIVVSDIPMVSFVRLGKSSLSKSNILNKLLSNPQQYHDTFVHHDMECGDVPLQISNGLVEISWYFPCGNRNIDMFTKPVVVANLRGDIRSFETQFSFLCQTSAAVYIFTDDFEADLKVLEGRITKAELFLVVNSQNKTFRVDTLKKIITNYSINPTNVIVKKKQNDAEFVKILKSSVGDVMEKSKNILTIENMADVAHQFGILVDEDSDDCQSARKMADEITRNIKDTIQFKDKQLPLQGTIWKELSQLEKERCRLRKAGGQEIEHYKSSLKRKEEELRKKQHTCDMSDAMASFIFGMSRSGPERSYFLKWMRINLDNLSRQNLSALRDRYKDLCQNSPEKKDQIKNLDKQLSDCSLGLEHFLRELGQLYEAACSLPEDSPQREQMEHLPGLCAQMLLDGFPIELVDGDASNIPLKWMSAVLTQLHTLVDSNSKIRVITVLGVQSTGKSTLLNTMFGVQFAVSSGRCTRGAFMLLIKVNKELKEELKCDFIMVIDTEGLKSPELAQLDDSYEHDNELATLVIGLSDVTIINIAMENSTEMKDILQIVVHAFIRMQEVGKKPICHFVHQNVSDMSAHDNNMRDRKKLLEQLNEMTQAAARMEKKEDITKFTDVMDYDPDTSSCYIPGLWHGTPPMSPVNAGYSEAVYSFKKTLMKDFRKCQKNDDLTHFLKWTQSLWEAVKFEKFIFSFRNSLVADAYARLCSEYNSWKWAFQKEMYKWMVSAETEISNIVMTDQHPQRSIRDVQNDLLREASKKLAEGEKEIQDNLVKYFKQKDGHVNLVEKFKEDFVSSAKTLRKEIENTVKNKLLGTVEINEGMTELNNIKSSQTKTMEKKVLTLLQNCRKKESVLSDVSLSEEFDIMWKNTLSEITFKGLQRRDVALDAFLMLRDNLTTRGSHVNKMLVVNSLVDCGRKAFVLESESWWQQAKNTVKHWDPNHHRKKLQDLCDDIIKQCLEFVTQRVKSKTDYHDTHIKELLIIIDKTLQQHTEVKANEECEVSLKQHICGRAAREFQKMHDEFIEVNDPRNCLEKSKNKYLTEFKDLFHNRDQCLKKAKEFTKRCLEPAVKDYVTNMIGPDVVDEVKTGEGSEDYSTNGAFQFSILKQLLTDKNFAKYTEYINHYESFVKDWLFDQIVQRLSKENSLKKLENKHLSEMVKIITDTISNIRETTDTKNVNDVKTFIQNICRALKEKLVLKDALESILILNTADTKQFAVYLTEFVEEMKQSLASKYDKGGDIKERLRSLPFKPQDEMFTSLFGCGKKCPFCGAPCEAGGKEHTKHHSSIHRPQGIYGYRDHCSQKLVIEICSSLVVSDTSFSNAKTGGTFHPYKDYQTHYPDWTITGDSSMEASDYWKYVMATFNKRIAEEEKALPADIPWDWKALTPDDALTSLKKSFNMK; encoded by the exons ACTTTAGAAGACTGCTGCAGCCCGTCCAACTTTAGGTGGTGGGATTCCCCTCCTGGTGGAGTTATAGTGATGGAGAAGAATGATGAGGAGTCACCTGGTGCAacaggtggtgaaggggatggaAGAGACATCACACCTGTTCACAACACTGGTACTCCTGATGGTATGGCAGCACTAGGAGTCATGCTACAGGGCTTCATGTTAAATCAACAGCAGTCAATGCAACAGCAACAGCAGTCAATGCAACAGGCAATGCAATCCATGCAGCAGCAGATGCAGCAGCAGATCAGCCAGCTACAGGAGGAGGTGCAGAAAGGAAAGACAAAGCAACAGTGTGTTGTGACCCCTCTACCAGCAGCAAACTCAGACACTCTGACAagaccagctcctcagtctcGAG ACCCAGCAGAGGAGGTATCAGGTGAACACGTTGACAAGAAGGAGGAGGCAGCAGAGATG AAATTGGAAGATGTTCAACAGCCTTTGTCCGATGATGAGTCAAAACCAGAGACCGATGGCTCTTCAgaaggaaacagagaaacaaccaaAG GTGCAGCAGAGGAGGTATTGGGGAATCACAATGAcaagaaggaagaggaagagagg CCCCATCCAGAGATTCCATCTCCTTCCAAACCACTGAAGGGCTGGGAAGAGAAGATTCACCAGGGAGAACAAGGAAAACTAAAA AATATTGAGCCAGTGCCAAAAGCCAGAGATGAGTTGAAGCCAAAGAAGGAGGGTTCCTCAGGAGAAACACCCCAAG GATCCTGTCTCAAGGAGCTGTTGTCAAAGACTGGACTAGAAGATCATTATGAAAACAAGCTGACGTTAAGTACTGTCCTTGAGATAAATGCTGATACTACATCAGATGAACCTCTTACCACTATGCAGTCACTTCCACGGGCCTTCCTTAAGAAATTAATGATGGCAAATGTGAATGCAAGGAGTGTTAAATGTCTGACCACTGACCAGGAGGTTTCCTATTATGATGTAGACAACCTGGACACTGACTCTGATACTAGTGATGTCATTAATCCACTGGACCTGATAACTGCCCTGTTTCTGTGCTCAGATGGTTTCCTGCAGCAGGAGATGGTCCAGAAAATGTCCATGTGTCAGTTTGCTGTTCCTCTTCTGCTGCCCAACTGTGACACAGAACAAATCACTTTGATGCTGTGGGCCTTGAGGGACATAGTGAGGAAGTTCAGACAATCTTCCCAAACAGCCACAAATGCTTTTGTGGAGGACAGAATTGTTGTCTCTGATATTCCTATGGTGTCCTTTGTTAGGCTAGGAAAGAGCAGCTTGTCCAAGTCTAATATTTTGAACAAGTTGCTTAGTAACCCTCAACAGTACCATGATACATTTGTTCATCATGATATGGAATGTGGAGATGTCCCTTTGCAAATCTCAAATGGACTGGTTGAAATCAGCTGGTACTTTCCATGTGGGAACAGAAACATAGACATGTTCACCAAGCCTGTGGTGGTGGCCAATCtcagaggagacatcaggtcctTTGAAACACAGTTCTCCTTTCTGTGTCAAACATCAGCTGCAGTTTACATTTTCACTGATGATTTCGAGGCCGATCTCAAGGTTTTGGAAGGAAGAATCACCAAAGCAGAGTTATTTCTGGTTGTCAACTCTCAGAATAAAACATTCAGGGTAGACACATTGAAGAAAATAATCACAAACTACAGTATCAACCCAACAAATGTGATTGTGAAGAAGAAGCAGAATGATGCAGAATTCGTCAAAATCCTGAAGTCGTCTGTGGGTGATGTCATGGAAAAAAGTAAAAACATATTGACAATTGAAAACATGGCTGATGTGGCTCATCAGTTTGGGATTCTGGTTGATGAAGACAGTGATGACTGTCAGAGTGCCAGGAAGATGGCAGATGAAATCACCAGGAACATCAAAGACACAATTCAATTCAAAGACAAACAGCTACCCTTACAGGGAACAATCTGGAAAGAGCTTTCCCagttggagaaagagagatgtagactgAGAAAAGCAGGAGGTCAAGAAATTGAACACTACAAGAGCTCTCtgaagaggaaggaggaagagctgAGAAAGAAGCAACATACATGTGATATGTCAGATGCAATGGCAAGCTTCATTTTTGGAATGTCAAGATCAGGACCTGAGCGTTCCTATTTCCTCAAATGGATGCGGATAAATCTGGACAATCTGTCACGGCAGAACCTGTCTGCTTTGCGGGACCGGTACAAAGATCTTTGCCAAAATTCTCCAGAGAAAAAAGACCAAATTAAAAATTTGGATAAGCAATTATCTGACTGTTCCTTGGGTCTTGAACACTTCCTGCGTGAGTTGGGCCAGTTATATGAAGCCGCCTGCTCCCTCCCTGAAGACAGCCCTCAAAGGGAACAGATGGAGCATCTCCCTGGATTGTGTGCTCAGATGCTGTTGGATGGTTTCCCCATTGAGCTTGTGGATGGAGATGCATCAAATATCCCCCTGAAATGGATGTCAGCTGTACTGACTCAGCTTCATACTCTTGTGGACTCTAACAGCAAGATCCGGGTGATCACAGTTTTAGGGGTCCAAAGCACAGGGAAGTCCACTCTCCTCAACACCATGTTTGGGGTCCAGTTTGCTGTCAGCAGTGGAAGATGCACCAGAGGGGCCTTCATGCTGCTGATTAAAGTCAACAAAGAACTCAAGGAGGAGCTGAAATGTGACTTCATCATGGTGATTGACACAGAGGGGTTGAAATCACCAGAGTTGGCTCAACTAGATGATAGCTATGAACATGACAATGAACTGGCCACACTGGTAATTGGACTCAGTGATGTCACTATCATCAACATTGCCATGGAGAACTCCACAGAGATGAAAGACATTCTACAGATTGTTGTTCATGCTTTTATCAGGATGCAGGAAGTGGGGAAGAAGCCGATATGTCATTTTGTGCACCAGAATGTGTCAGACATGTCTGCTCATGACAACAACATGAGGGACAGGAAGAAGTTGTTGGAACAGTTGAATGAAATGACCCAGGCAGCAGCCAGAATGGAGAAGAAGGAGGATATCACTAAGTTCACTGACGTGATGGATTATGATCCAGACACAAGCAGCTGCTACATCCCAGGACTCTGGCATGGGACTCCCCCTATGTCTCCAGTCAATGCAGGATACAGTGAGGCTGTTTACAGCTTCAAGAAGACCTTGATGAAAGATTTCAGAAAATGCCAGAAAAATGATGACTTGACACATTTCTTGAAGTGGACACAAAGCTTGTGGGAGGCAGTGAAGTTTGAGAAATTCATCTTTAGTTTCAGAAACAGTTTGGTTGCAGATGCATACGCCAGATTATGTTCTGAGTACAATAGTTGGAAATGGGCCTTCCAGAAGGAGATGTATAAATGGATGGTGAGTGCTGAAACTGAAATATCCAATATTGTCATGACAGATCAACATCCTCAGAGGTCCATAAGAGATGTGCAAAACGACTTGTTGAGAGAAGCATCTAAGAAGCTTGCAGAGGGAGAAAAAGAAATCCAAGACAATCTAGTAAAATACTTTAAACAGAAAGATGGCCATGTCAATCTGGTGGAAAAATTCAAGGAGGACTTTGTGTCCAGTGCCAAAACACTGAGAAAAGAGATAGAAAacacagtgaagaacaaattgcTAGGAACTGTTGAAATTAATGAGGGAATGACAGAACTGAACAACATCAAGAGTTCACAGACAAAAACAATGGAAAAGAAGGTTCTGACTCTGCTGCAGAACTGTAGAAAGAAAGAATCTGTTCTATCAGATGTATCCCTCAGTGAAGAGTTTGACATCATGTGGAAGAACACTCTGTCTGAGATAACTTTCAAAGGACTCCAAAGAAGAGATGTGGCTCTTGATGCCTTCCTCATGTTACGTGATAATCTGACAACAAGGGGGAGTCATGTCAACAAGATGTTGGTTGTAAACAGTCTGGTGGATTGTGGGAGAAAAGCTTTTGTTTTGGAATCAGAGAGTTGGTGGCAGCAGGCTAAAAACACAGTAAAGCACTGGGATCCCAACCATCACAGGAAAAAACTACAAGACCTCTGTGATGATATCATAAAACAGTGTCTGGAGTTTGTAACCCAGAGGGTGAAAAGCAAGACCGATTACCATGACACTCACATCAAAGAACTGCTTATAATAATTGACAAAACATTGCAACAACACACAGAAGTTAAAGCCAATGAGGAATGTGAGGTTTCTCTCAAACAACACATCTGTGGCAGAGCAGCCAGAGAGTTTCAGAAGATGCATGATGAGTTCATTGAAGTCAATGACCCAAGGAATTGTCTGGAAAAGTCTAAGAACAAGTACCTTACTGAGTTCAAAGACTTGTTTCATAACCGAGACCAGTGCCTAAAGAAAGCAAAGGAGTTCACGAAGCGTTGTCTAGAGCCAGCTGTAAAGGACTATGTGACCAACATGATTGGTCCTGATGTGGTTGATGAAGTGAAGACAGGTGAAGGGTCAGAGGATTACAGCACAAACGGGGCTTTCCAGTTCTCCATTTTGAAACAACTCCTGACTGATAAAAACTTTGCGAAATACACTGAGTACATAAACCATTATGAAAGCTTTGTGAAGGACTGGCTGTTTGACCAAATTGTCCAACGACTTTCAAAGGAGAACAGTCTGAAGAAATTGGAGAATAAACATCTTTCAGAGATGGTCAAGATAATCACTGACACAATCTCTAACATCAGAGAAACAACTGACACAAAAAATGTAAATGATGTCAAGACATTCATTCAGAACATCTGCAGAGCCCTTAAAGAGAAGCTGGTCCTCAAGGATGCTCTGGAGTCCATCTTGATTCTGAATACTGCAGACACAAAACAGTTTGCTGTCTACCTCACAGAGTTTGTGGAAGAAATGAAGCAGTCACTTGCATCTAAGTATGACAAGGGAGGAGACATCAAAGAGAGACTCAGATCTCTGCCATTCAAGCCTCAGGATGAGATGTTCACCAGTCTGTTTGGCTGTGGGAAGAAATGTCCCTTCTGTGGTGCACCCTGTGAAGCAGGAGGTAAAGAGCATACCAAACACCATTCTTCCATTCACCGTCCACAAGGTATCTATGGTTATAGGGATCATTGTTCACAGAAATTAGTAATAGAGATATGTTCATCTCTTGTGGTTAGTGACACATCATTCTCCAACGCCAAGACTGGAGGAACATTTCACCCCTACAAGGACTATCAGACACATTACCCTGACTGGACCATAACTGGAGATTCCAGCATGGAGGCTTCAGACTACTGGAAGTATGTGATGGCCACTTTCAATAAGAGAATAGCTGAGGAAGAAAAGGCACTTCCTGCTGATATCCCATGGGACTGGAAGGCTTTAACACCTGATGATGCATTGACAAGCTTGAAAAAGTCATTCAACATGAAATAA